In Kitasatospora sp. NBC_00240, the following are encoded in one genomic region:
- a CDS encoding Scr1 family TA system antitoxin-like transcriptional regulator, translating to MSLAVALAPGRPVAPMGSPRVRFERLSPRLPGLAALVLLPWLALLVACGETWWVVLDALEFSTLSATHILLKRRTPAARWTACAAALLLGADALADVGTAAPGIALASALIMALCVELPLAAVCLTLARGAAPTPRPSVQASTSHQSPLRLPGLLQTQAYATAWEAGILRRGSATQAQADEGVAFPLTRQQCLDRSQPPAIHAVLDESCLLRPIGGSDVMIAQLHHLESVATSWTGIPTPFQRSASTAIAFRSRP from the coding sequence ATGAGCCTCGCCGTCGCGCTCGCCCCGGGGCGTCCGGTGGCCCCGATGGGATCCCCTCGCGTACGGTTCGAGCGACTGTCCCCCCGACTGCCGGGCCTGGCGGCCCTGGTACTGCTGCCCTGGCTCGCGCTCCTGGTCGCCTGCGGTGAGACCTGGTGGGTGGTACTGGACGCCCTGGAGTTCTCGACGCTCTCCGCCACCCACATCCTGCTGAAGCGCCGTACTCCGGCGGCCCGGTGGACGGCCTGCGCGGCCGCCCTGCTGCTGGGCGCCGACGCCCTGGCCGACGTAGGGACGGCGGCCCCGGGCATCGCCCTCGCCTCCGCGCTGATCATGGCCCTGTGCGTCGAACTGCCGCTGGCCGCCGTGTGCCTGACCCTGGCCCGTGGCGCCGCCCCGACGCCCCGGCCGTCTGTTCAGGCGTCGACCTCGCACCAGAGCCCGCTGCGACTCCCTGGCCTGTTGCAGACCCAGGCCTACGCCACCGCCTGGGAGGCCGGCATCCTGCGGCGAGGAAGCGCCACCCAGGCGCAGGCGGACGAGGGCGTGGCATTCCCGCTGACCAGGCAACAGTGCCTCGACCGCTCCCAGCCGCCGGCAATCCACGCAGTCCTGGATGAGAGCTGCCTACTCCGACCCATCGGAGGAAGTGACGTGATGATCGCGCAGTTGCATCATCTGGAGAGCGTTGCCACAAGTTGGACAGGGATACCGACTCCGTTTCAACGCTCAGCAAGCACTGCGATCGCCTTCAGGTCGAGGCCCTGA
- a CDS encoding alpha/beta hydrolase → MSNIYELLLKFDPNAIHDAAKGWRTMSRAVEDAYSRHRHTVNGPLRHAQWTGKDADSAFYAMEFNESVLETLRVEAEAAALALDTTADRMYQAQTNLTNAMHRATEWQLTISGDGTVNLPPPSPGEQHDPDAQDARRNLAGLRTEAQERINAALKAAQEASDQGKRALGRLSPLIFTTIRTGGEVAESARDAADVIKELGLVDPSLPDGKDPAKSAEWWKSLTADQQKSYLALHPEEIGRLDGLPSAVRDEANRLFLEQQNDALHVGKAQDFGITQNEFNARGNAVRELKERLDAADGDADGRELLLLGIDPKGDGRAIVAMGNPDTADHTAVLVPGTATTLASVPGQIERIGALQQAASSEAPGQRVSTIFWLGYDAPEVPPSNLSVVGTGRAEEAAESMRRFTEGTRVAQGDHRTHLTVIGHSYGTTAVGAAASTGGGLQADDIVAIASPGMTTGSAANLNIDPAHVWVGAADDDAIRDVAGFSLGFDPMFSEFGGNNIKIDTHGHSGYWDQASASLLNQGKIIAGRPPATVDKEAQVDPETVYPGGL, encoded by the coding sequence ATGAGCAACATCTACGAACTGCTGCTCAAGTTCGACCCGAACGCCATCCATGACGCAGCAAAGGGATGGCGCACCATGTCCCGGGCCGTCGAAGACGCGTACTCGCGTCATCGACACACGGTCAACGGGCCACTTCGGCATGCTCAGTGGACGGGGAAAGACGCAGACAGCGCCTTCTACGCCATGGAGTTCAACGAGAGCGTTCTCGAAACGCTCCGCGTCGAGGCCGAAGCAGCTGCCCTGGCCCTCGACACCACTGCCGACCGTATGTATCAGGCGCAGACCAATCTGACGAACGCCATGCACCGGGCGACCGAGTGGCAGCTGACGATCTCAGGTGACGGCACGGTCAATCTGCCGCCACCGAGCCCCGGCGAACAGCACGACCCGGACGCCCAGGACGCGCGACGGAACCTGGCCGGACTCAGGACGGAGGCCCAAGAACGTATCAATGCAGCTCTCAAGGCTGCCCAGGAGGCCAGCGATCAGGGCAAGCGAGCACTCGGGCGCCTCAGCCCTCTGATCTTCACGACGATCAGGACCGGTGGTGAGGTGGCCGAGTCCGCCAGAGACGCCGCCGATGTCATCAAGGAACTGGGGCTGGTCGATCCGTCGCTGCCCGATGGCAAGGACCCGGCAAAGTCGGCCGAGTGGTGGAAGTCACTGACAGCAGATCAGCAGAAGAGCTACCTCGCACTTCATCCCGAAGAGATCGGCCGCCTCGACGGCCTGCCGTCCGCCGTCCGGGACGAGGCGAATCGGCTGTTTTTGGAGCAGCAGAACGACGCGCTGCATGTGGGCAAGGCGCAGGATTTCGGGATCACCCAGAACGAGTTCAACGCGCGCGGCAACGCCGTGAGGGAGTTGAAGGAAAGGCTGGACGCCGCTGACGGAGACGCCGACGGTCGTGAACTCCTGCTACTGGGGATCGATCCGAAGGGCGATGGCCGGGCCATCGTCGCCATGGGAAACCCTGACACAGCCGACCACACCGCTGTTCTGGTTCCGGGGACAGCGACCACTCTTGCCAGTGTTCCCGGTCAGATCGAACGCATCGGCGCACTTCAACAGGCAGCCTCATCGGAGGCCCCGGGGCAACGGGTGTCGACGATCTTCTGGCTGGGATACGACGCCCCCGAGGTGCCGCCTTCAAATCTCAGCGTCGTCGGGACGGGCCGGGCCGAAGAGGCAGCCGAATCCATGCGCCGCTTCACGGAGGGCACCCGAGTCGCTCAGGGCGATCACCGGACCCACCTCACAGTCATCGGCCACAGCTACGGCACCACCGCCGTCGGAGCCGCGGCGAGCACAGGGGGCGGGTTGCAGGCTGACGACATCGTGGCCATCGCCAGCCCCGGAATGACGACGGGAAGCGCCGCGAACCTCAACATTGATCCGGCCCACGTCTGGGTGGGCGCGGCCGACGACGATGCCATCCGTGACGTGGCCGGGTTCTCACTGGGCTTCGACCCGATGTTCAGCGAATTCGGCGGGAACAACATCAAGATCGATACTCACGGGCACAGCGGCTACTGGGACCAGGCCAGCGCCAGCCTGTTGAACCAAGGGAAGATCATCGCAGGAAGGCCTCCGGCCACGGTCGACAAGGAAGCCCAGGTCGATCCCGAAACCGTCTATCCCGGCGGTCTCTGA
- a CDS encoding MFS transporter, with amino-acid sequence MLGAFLPMLDFFIVNVALPTIDHDLAAGPAVLELVAAGYGIAFAVLLVLGGRLGDIFGRRRLFVVGAAAFALTSLACGLAPGAWTLVAARAAQGASAALLLPQVLATITSATGGARRARALSVYGAVGGLSVVIGQVLGGMLVAADLFGTGWRSVFLLNVPFALLTLVLALRYVPESRSPQAARVDVPGTALLTASLLALLVPLMEGRAVGWPLWTWLLLALFPFLVAAFVQVERRSERAGGMPLVPPSLLRIPEMRRGLGIAVPYFAGFGGFMFVVAVALQQGLRLGPIAAGWALVPMAVGYFVASLSGPRLVGRFGSRVLAAGAVVQALGLATLAATVLVDWAHFSPLRMAPGVALAGIGQGLIGTPLFRIVLSKVPASRAGVGSGVLATGQQSSLALGVATLGTLYLALSPSLGMSHALALVLGIQLLGSFTILALSLRLPKAVG; translated from the coding sequence CTGCTGGGCGCCTTCCTGCCGATGCTCGACTTCTTCATCGTCAACGTCGCCCTGCCCACCATCGACCACGACCTCGCCGCCGGCCCCGCCGTGCTGGAGCTGGTCGCCGCCGGGTACGGCATCGCGTTCGCCGTCCTGCTCGTCCTCGGCGGGCGGCTCGGCGACATCTTCGGCCGCCGCCGGCTGTTCGTCGTCGGCGCCGCCGCGTTCGCCCTCACCTCGCTCGCCTGCGGACTGGCCCCCGGCGCCTGGACCCTGGTCGCCGCCCGCGCGGCCCAGGGCGCCTCGGCGGCGCTGCTGCTCCCCCAGGTCCTCGCCACCATCACCTCGGCCACCGGCGGCGCCCGCCGGGCCCGGGCGCTGAGCGTGTACGGCGCGGTCGGCGGCCTCTCCGTGGTGATCGGCCAGGTGCTCGGCGGAATGCTGGTCGCCGCCGACCTCTTCGGCACCGGCTGGCGCTCGGTCTTCCTGCTGAACGTCCCGTTCGCGCTGCTCACCCTGGTGCTCGCGCTCCGGTACGTCCCGGAGAGCCGCTCCCCGCAGGCCGCCCGGGTGGACGTGCCCGGCACCGCCCTGCTGACGGCCTCGCTGCTGGCCCTGCTGGTGCCGCTGATGGAGGGCCGGGCGGTCGGCTGGCCGCTCTGGACCTGGCTGCTGCTGGCCCTGTTCCCCTTCCTGGTCGCCGCCTTCGTCCAGGTCGAGCGCCGCTCGGAGCGGGCCGGCGGCATGCCGCTCGTCCCGCCGTCGCTGCTGCGGATCCCCGAGATGCGGCGGGGCCTCGGCATCGCGGTGCCGTACTTCGCCGGCTTCGGCGGCTTCATGTTCGTCGTCGCCGTCGCCCTGCAGCAGGGCCTGCGGCTGGGCCCGATCGCGGCCGGCTGGGCCCTCGTACCGATGGCCGTCGGGTACTTCGTCGCCTCGCTGTCCGGGCCGCGCCTGGTCGGACGCTTCGGCAGCCGGGTACTGGCCGCCGGCGCGGTGGTCCAGGCCCTCGGCCTGGCCACCCTCGCCGCCACCGTCCTCGTCGACTGGGCGCACTTCTCCCCGCTGCGGATGGCCCCGGGCGTCGCCCTGGCGGGCATCGGGCAGGGCCTGATCGGGACCCCGCTGTTCCGGATCGTCCTCTCCAAGGTCCCGGCGAGCCGGGCGGGGGTCGGCAGCGGCGTCCTGGCGACCGGTCAGCAGTCCAGCCTGGCCCTCGGGGTGGCCACCCTCGGCACCCTCTACCTCGCGCTCTCGCCCTCGCTCGGCATGAGCCACGCGCTGGCGCTCGTCCTGGGCATCCAGCTGCTGGGCTCGTTCACCATCCTCGCCCTCAGCCTGCGGCTGCCGAAGGCGGTCGGCTGA
- a CDS encoding histidine kinase, translating into MPALLLLDVVTTRAPDELPRAVALTAALALPLVWRRRAPLTVFGAVAAAACVQWLTDGPLPADVALLVALYTAAANSGRRGTLVAGAVVEAGALLACLRWATDGAFLTPFVALTATVVAAAVLGVNVRTTRAYLAALKERAARLEQQQEQQARLAVAEERARIAREMHDIVTHNLSVMVALTDAAVYAQHRSPDRATAAMLQISETGRQALTDMRRSLGVLRTDEPDAERHPLPGIAQLEALADQMCAAGLPTRLEVHGGHGHIPATAQLTVHRLVQEALTNTLKHTPGGTHATVRIRCSADSVTVDVTDSGPCPPLPAAAPSGHGIPGMRERSAAYGGTLQAGPLPGGGWGVRTRLLLGSGGAASA; encoded by the coding sequence TTGCCGGCGCTTCTGCTGCTCGACGTCGTGACCACGCGGGCACCGGACGAACTCCCACGGGCCGTCGCCCTCACCGCCGCCCTCGCACTGCCCCTGGTGTGGCGGCGCCGGGCCCCGCTCACGGTGTTCGGCGCCGTGGCCGCCGCGGCCTGCGTCCAGTGGCTGACGGACGGCCCGTTGCCGGCGGACGTCGCCCTGCTGGTGGCGCTCTACACGGCGGCCGCGAACTCGGGCCGGCGCGGCACGCTCGTCGCCGGTGCCGTCGTGGAGGCCGGAGCCCTGCTGGCCTGCCTGCGCTGGGCGACGGACGGCGCGTTCCTGACCCCCTTCGTCGCGCTCACCGCGACGGTCGTCGCCGCCGCCGTCCTCGGTGTGAACGTGCGGACCACACGCGCCTACCTCGCGGCCCTGAAGGAACGGGCGGCCCGCCTGGAGCAGCAGCAGGAACAGCAGGCGCGCCTGGCCGTCGCCGAGGAGAGGGCACGCATCGCCCGGGAGATGCACGACATCGTCACCCACAACCTGTCCGTCATGGTCGCGCTCACCGACGCCGCCGTCTACGCGCAGCACCGGTCGCCCGACCGGGCCACCGCCGCGATGCTCCAGATCTCCGAGACGGGCCGGCAGGCGCTGACCGACATGCGGCGCTCGCTCGGCGTCCTGCGGACCGACGAACCGGACGCGGAGCGCCACCCGTTGCCCGGCATCGCCCAGCTGGAGGCCCTCGCCGACCAGATGTGCGCCGCCGGGCTGCCGACCCGCCTGGAGGTCCACGGCGGCCACGGCCACATCCCCGCCACCGCACAACTCACCGTCCACCGCCTGGTGCAGGAAGCCTTGACCAACACCCTCAAGCACACACCCGGCGGCACCCACGCGACGGTCCGGATCCGGTGCTCGGCCGACTCCGTCACCGTGGACGTCACCGACAGCGGCCCCTGCCCGCCGCTCCCCGCCGCCGCACCGTCCGGCCACGGCATCCCCGGCATGCGCGAGCGCTCGGCCGCCTACGGGGGGACGCTGCAGGCCGGACCGCTGCCGGGCGGCGGCTGGGGAGTCCGCACCCGGCTCCTCCTCGGCAGCGGCGGAGCGGCGTCCGCATGA
- a CDS encoding helix-turn-helix transcriptional regulator yields the protein MSLPTAPVGAARPGRTAPFGRVAGTAAAARAAAPAHAAARAQAAAPADLRRADLAAFLRSRRERIAPDQVGLPVTGRRRTPGLRREEVAQLAAVGVTWYTWLEQGRDIQVSAQVLDAVARALLLDRSERAHLFALAAADDPSPVQECATVTPAVRLMLDQFGPMPAAVVNSRYDVLAYNHAYTRIVGDLEAMPFEDRNLIWMAFTDSRFRDVLVDIEVEREGMVARFRSAMADHGAEPAWKTLLARLRQASPDFEAAWERHEVQRPGNGVKRFLVPGAGLLSFDYTGLWLGPRAGSRMVVYTPRCEETRERLAALAAM from the coding sequence ATGAGCCTGCCCACCGCACCTGTCGGCGCCGCCCGCCCCGGACGTACCGCCCCCTTCGGACGTGTCGCCGGTACCGCGGCCGCCGCCCGCGCCGCCGCGCCCGCTCACGCCGCCGCCCGTGCCCAGGCCGCCGCGCCCGCCGACCTGCGCCGGGCCGATCTGGCGGCCTTCCTGCGCAGCCGCCGGGAGCGGATCGCGCCGGACCAGGTCGGCCTGCCCGTGACCGGCCGTCGTCGTACCCCGGGCCTGCGCCGCGAGGAGGTCGCGCAGCTCGCCGCCGTCGGGGTCACCTGGTACACCTGGCTGGAGCAGGGCCGGGACATCCAGGTGTCCGCGCAGGTCCTGGACGCGGTCGCCCGGGCGCTGCTGCTGGACCGCAGCGAGCGAGCCCACCTGTTCGCCCTCGCCGCCGCGGACGACCCGTCACCGGTGCAGGAGTGCGCCACCGTGACCCCGGCCGTCCGGCTGATGCTGGACCAGTTCGGGCCGATGCCCGCGGCCGTGGTGAACAGCCGGTACGACGTCCTCGCGTACAACCACGCGTACACCCGGATCGTCGGGGACCTGGAGGCGATGCCGTTCGAGGACCGCAACCTGATCTGGATGGCCTTCACCGACTCGCGGTTCCGTGACGTGCTGGTGGACATCGAGGTGGAGCGCGAGGGCATGGTGGCGCGGTTCCGTTCGGCGATGGCCGACCACGGCGCCGAGCCCGCCTGGAAGACCCTGCTGGCCAGGCTCCGGCAGGCCTCCCCGGACTTCGAGGCCGCCTGGGAACGCCACGAGGTGCAGCGGCCCGGCAACGGCGTCAAGCGCTTCCTGGTCCCCGGGGCGGGGCTGCTCAGCTTCGACTACACCGGCCTCTGGCTCGGGCCCCGGGCCGGCTCCCGGATGGTGGTGTACACCCCGCGCTGCGAGGAGACCCGGGAGCGGCTGGCGGCGCTGGCCGCGATGTAG
- a CDS encoding alpha/beta fold hydrolase gives MITFIDELGHLSYSVTGDGPPLVLVHAGVADQHMWDAVVPDLAQRHQVIRYDLRGFGKSPVPAGEFSETDDLLRLLDHLGHERVHLVGASWGGRVCVGFTLAHPERVRSLALLAAPWPGYDWSAEMIAYDEAETAALAAGDLDTAVAVNLDMWLRGSTRSWAEVDPELAERLRKPMRTALANQDAVGELSQGVTGNEVATITAPTLIGIGLRDNADFQAIAHRYAREIPGAGLVEFPDAAHLIALESPAELTAALRPFLDEQG, from the coding sequence ATGATCACGTTCATCGACGAACTCGGCCACCTCTCCTACTCGGTCACCGGCGACGGCCCGCCCCTGGTCCTCGTGCACGCCGGCGTGGCCGACCAGCACATGTGGGACGCCGTCGTGCCCGACCTCGCCCAGCGCCACCAGGTCATCCGGTACGACCTGCGCGGCTTCGGCAAATCCCCGGTACCGGCCGGCGAGTTCAGCGAGACGGACGACCTGCTCCGGCTGCTGGACCACCTGGGCCACGAGCGGGTGCACCTGGTCGGCGCCTCCTGGGGCGGCCGGGTCTGCGTCGGCTTCACCCTCGCCCACCCCGAGCGGGTGCGGTCCCTCGCACTGCTGGCCGCGCCGTGGCCCGGCTACGACTGGTCGGCGGAGATGATCGCGTACGACGAGGCCGAGACGGCGGCCCTGGCCGCCGGAGACCTGGACACCGCCGTCGCGGTGAACCTGGACATGTGGCTGCGCGGGTCGACCCGGAGCTGGGCGGAGGTCGACCCGGAGCTGGCCGAGCGGCTCCGCAAGCCGATGCGGACGGCCCTGGCGAACCAGGACGCGGTGGGCGAGCTGTCCCAGGGCGTCACGGGCAACGAGGTCGCCACCATCACCGCGCCCACCCTGATCGGCATCGGCCTGCGCGACAACGCCGACTTCCAGGCCATCGCGCACCGGTACGCCCGCGAGATCCCGGGCGCCGGCCTGGTCGAATTCCCGGACGCAGCCCACCTGATCGCACTGGAGTCGCCGGCCGAACTCACCGCCGCCCTGCGGCCGTTCCTGGACGAGCAGGGCTGA
- a CDS encoding DUF397 domain-containing protein, translating to MQRDLTDAPWRKSSYSNGQGGCVEVADGYPGITPVHDSKDPQGPALVFPTGAWQAFVTATAGGELGKA from the coding sequence ATGCAACGTGACCTGACCGACGCGCCATGGCGCAAGAGCTCGTACAGCAACGGACAGGGCGGCTGCGTCGAGGTCGCCGACGGCTACCCCGGCATCACGCCCGTCCACGACTCCAAGGACCCCCAAGGCCCGGCACTCGTCTTCCCCACCGGCGCCTGGCAGGCCTTCGTCACCGCCACCGCCGGCGGCGAGTTGGGCAAGGCCTGA
- a CDS encoding dienelactone hydrolase family protein: MWRRMPRAEDGRVTEIITGPAMSPLEILVLLGAVATVVARWLPPAARPRVTIAAGAVVVLSAIVLGVTGIRWQLLPVLAGAALALPFAVLPLLPRRTGRPARRARWWLALPGSMACVGLIATGPAAAWAFPVPVFPEPTGDFAVGTRVVQWTDPLRPETFTADPDDRRTVVVQLWYPARQSPAGTQRAQYLGRTEQEARTVSAALARGVGLPGFLVDGVPRARSRSVFDAPVDDGGGRFPVVLFSPGSGGVRTQNTAWAEELASHGYLVAALDHPYDSAAVVLADGRTITTETASSGDPDEDEQLAAGWTAVRAADLSFVLTRLDALDGGESADPLSGRLDTGRVAVTGHSMGGAAALQAARQDRRFGAVVDLDGYPHGPTSPALDRPTLALTQAVTPGTDPRYLPRLTEALNAGTATSYRLTVPGAAHLTFMDGPLYLPPVPSIVGTLGRTGSPRVVAAATLAFLDAVLRDAPGDLAGVLPAYGSLSVHHPGDHPDTSG; encoded by the coding sequence ATGTGGCGGCGCATGCCCCGCGCCGAGGATGGGCGGGTGACCGAGATCATCACGGGGCCGGCCATGTCCCCCCTGGAAATACTTGTCCTGCTGGGCGCCGTCGCGACGGTGGTGGCGCGCTGGCTTCCCCCCGCCGCCCGCCCACGCGTCACGATCGCGGCGGGGGCGGTGGTGGTGCTGTCCGCGATCGTGCTGGGTGTGACGGGCATCCGCTGGCAGCTGCTCCCGGTACTGGCAGGCGCCGCTCTCGCGTTGCCGTTCGCCGTGCTCCCCCTGCTGCCACGCCGGACCGGCCGGCCGGCGAGGCGGGCCCGCTGGTGGCTGGCCCTGCCCGGATCGATGGCCTGCGTCGGCCTGATCGCCACCGGCCCGGCGGCCGCCTGGGCCTTTCCCGTACCCGTGTTCCCCGAGCCGACGGGCGACTTCGCGGTCGGCACCCGTGTGGTGCAGTGGACGGACCCGCTCCGCCCCGAGACCTTCACCGCCGATCCGGACGACCGGCGCACGGTCGTGGTCCAGCTCTGGTACCCCGCGCGGCAGAGCCCTGCGGGCACGCAGCGGGCCCAGTACCTCGGACGCACGGAGCAGGAGGCGCGTACCGTCTCCGCCGCCCTCGCCCGCGGGGTCGGCCTGCCGGGCTTCCTGGTCGACGGTGTTCCGCGGGCCCGCAGCCGCTCGGTCTTCGACGCCCCGGTGGACGACGGCGGGGGGCGGTTCCCCGTCGTGCTGTTCTCTCCCGGGTCGGGCGGAGTGCGCACCCAGAACACCGCCTGGGCGGAGGAACTGGCCAGCCACGGCTACCTGGTCGCCGCCCTCGATCACCCGTACGACTCCGCCGCCGTCGTCCTCGCGGACGGCCGGACGATCACCACCGAGACCGCCTCCAGCGGCGACCCGGACGAGGACGAGCAGCTGGCGGCCGGCTGGACCGCGGTTCGGGCCGCCGACCTCAGCTTCGTCCTCACCCGGCTGGACGCTCTGGACGGCGGTGAGAGCGCCGATCCGCTCAGCGGTCGCCTGGACACCGGCCGGGTCGCGGTGACCGGTCACTCCATGGGTGGCGCCGCCGCGCTGCAGGCGGCCCGGCAGGATCGCCGGTTCGGCGCCGTCGTCGACCTGGACGGCTACCCCCACGGCCCCACCTCGCCCGCCCTCGACCGGCCGACGCTCGCGCTCACCCAGGCCGTCACCCCGGGAACCGACCCGCGCTACCTGCCCCGCCTCACCGAGGCGCTCAACGCCGGCACCGCGACGAGCTACCGGCTCACCGTCCCCGGCGCCGCACACCTCACCTTCATGGACGGCCCCCTGTACCTGCCGCCCGTGCCCTCGATCGTCGGCACCCTGGGCCGCACCGGGAGCCCGCGCGTGGTCGCCGCGGCCACCCTCGCCTTCCTGGACGCCGTCCTACGGGACGCACCCGGCGACCTGGCCGGCGTCCTGCCGGCCTACGGCAGCCTCAGCGTCCACCACCCGGGCGACCACCCGGACACCAGCGGTTGA
- a CDS encoding DUF5753 domain-containing protein: MQPKQPQPPEHPQCRQVVDYAAAYEYATVRRGSATQEQANERLDFLAVRQRLLARTPSIHAVLDESCLRRPVGGKSVMLGQLQHLEDLAQQPNLMLQISPYELGEGRPLSHPVNLLTLPNRTMLGYTETLQRGYLERDAETVATWAGNYDRLQVEALPQAASLALVRAVRKDCENHAT; encoded by the coding sequence GTGCAGCCGAAGCAACCGCAGCCGCCCGAACACCCTCAGTGTCGCCAAGTCGTCGACTATGCCGCCGCCTACGAGTACGCCACCGTCCGGCGTGGCAGCGCAACGCAGGAGCAGGCGAACGAGCGCCTTGACTTCCTGGCTGTTCGTCAGCGCCTGCTGGCAAGGACGCCATCCATTCACGCTGTACTGGACGAGAGTTGCCTCCGTCGTCCTGTCGGAGGCAAAAGCGTCATGTTGGGGCAGCTCCAGCACCTCGAGGATCTGGCCCAGCAACCTAATCTGATGCTTCAGATCAGCCCGTACGAGCTCGGCGAGGGGCGGCCGCTGTCCCATCCGGTGAACCTCTTGACGCTACCCAACCGAACGATGCTGGGGTATACCGAAACCCTGCAACGCGGCTACTTGGAGCGCGACGCGGAGACGGTGGCCACATGGGCCGGCAACTACGATCGGCTCCAGGTCGAAGCGCTGCCTCAAGCCGCGTCCCTTGCACTCGTCCGGGCCGTACGGAAGGACTGCGAGAACCATGCAACGTGA
- a CDS encoding DUF397 domain-containing protein encodes MHVDLTEAPWRRSTYSGGQNGCVEVADGFPGITPVRDSKDPQGPALVFPAGAWQSVVTATATGEFGTL; translated from the coding sequence ATGCACGTTGACCTGACCGAGGCTCCCTGGCGCAGGAGCACCTACAGCGGCGGGCAGAACGGCTGCGTCGAGGTCGCCGACGGCTTCCCCGGCATCACGCCCGTCCGCGACTCCAAGGACCCCCAAGGCCCGGCCCTCGTCTTCCCCGCCGGCGCCTGGCAGTCCGTCGTCACCGCCACCGCCACCGGCGAGTTCGGCACGCTCTGA
- a CDS encoding DedA family protein — MTLLPLAVDPTSGSALLAGFGALAVLVVTFAESGLLVVGFFLPGDTLLLPAGVLCAAGNGSGPRLSLWQVMLCAAVGAVVGAQVGFLIGRHGGRPALARTRSKRLRSAAARGEELLRRYGYRKAIVIGRFVPLVRTVLSPLAGILDVPTRTFTVWQIVAGLLWSQSLVLAGYWLGAAVPGIDHYLWLLVGGIVVLSILPLLIHPCRDSRSR; from the coding sequence ATGACCCTGCTGCCGCTGGCCGTCGACCCGACGAGTGGGTCCGCCCTGCTCGCCGGGTTCGGCGCGCTCGCCGTCCTGGTCGTGACCTTCGCCGAGTCGGGCCTGCTGGTCGTCGGCTTCTTCCTCCCCGGCGACACCCTGCTGCTGCCCGCCGGGGTCCTCTGCGCGGCCGGCAACGGCTCCGGACCACGCCTCTCGCTCTGGCAGGTGATGCTCTGCGCCGCCGTGGGGGCCGTGGTCGGCGCCCAGGTCGGCTTCCTGATCGGGCGCCACGGCGGCCGCCCGGCCCTCGCCCGCACCCGCAGCAAACGCCTGAGATCGGCCGCGGCCCGAGGGGAGGAACTGCTGCGCCGCTACGGCTACCGCAAGGCGATCGTCATCGGCCGGTTCGTCCCGCTGGTCCGCACGGTGCTCAGCCCGCTCGCGGGCATCCTGGACGTTCCCACCCGCACCTTCACCGTGTGGCAGATCGTCGCCGGGCTGCTCTGGTCGCAGAGCCTGGTGCTGGCCGGCTACTGGCTGGGCGCCGCCGTCCCGGGCATCGACCACTACCTGTGGCTGCTGGTCGGCGGGATCGTGGTGCTCTCGATCCTGCCCCTGCTGATCCACCCGTGTCGCGACTCCCGCTCCCGCTGA
- a CDS encoding response regulator transcription factor — MTIRILIADDEALLRMAFSTVLEAQPDMAPVGEAADGGEAVRLARELRPDVVLMDVRMPGTDGIEATRQLVEISPRSRVLILTTFDLDEYAFAGLNAGASGFLLKNTRPEELLTAIRSVAAGDAVVSPRITRRLLENFRPHIPGGGGAGHDERLSRLSAREREVLVQVGRGLSNTEIAATLYLAEATVKSHLGRILHKLELRDRVQAVIFAYESRLVRPA; from the coding sequence ATGACGATCCGCATCCTGATCGCCGACGACGAGGCGCTGCTCCGGATGGCCTTCAGCACCGTCCTGGAGGCCCAGCCCGACATGGCACCGGTCGGCGAGGCCGCGGACGGCGGCGAGGCCGTACGCCTCGCCCGGGAGCTGCGCCCCGACGTCGTCCTGATGGACGTCCGGATGCCCGGGACGGACGGGATCGAGGCGACCCGGCAGCTCGTCGAGATCTCCCCGCGGAGCCGAGTGCTGATCCTCACCACCTTCGACCTGGACGAATACGCCTTCGCCGGGCTGAACGCCGGAGCCTCGGGCTTCCTGCTGAAGAACACCAGGCCCGAGGAACTGCTCACCGCGATACGCAGCGTCGCCGCGGGCGACGCGGTGGTCTCCCCGCGGATCACCCGCCGCCTGCTGGAGAACTTCCGTCCGCACATCCCCGGCGGCGGCGGCGCCGGCCACGACGAGCGGCTGAGCCGGCTCAGCGCCCGTGAGCGCGAGGTGCTCGTCCAGGTGGGCCGCGGCCTGTCCAACACCGAGATCGCCGCCACCCTGTACCTCGCGGAGGCGACCGTGAAGTCCCATCTGGGGCGGATCCTGCACAAGCTGGAACTCCGCGACCGGGTACAGGCCGTGATCTTCGCCTACGAGAGCCGCCTCGTCCGCCCGGCGTGA